Proteins encoded by one window of Vibrio rumoiensis:
- the mgtE gene encoding magnesium transporter codes for MAEPQEFELTHQTLQEVTEAIDDGRFVHVRRQLQDMEPEDIAHLLEASPHKSRDVLWQLTDPEDYGEILDELSEDIKDSIVSKMAPEKLAEATEGMDTDDVAYVLRSLPDDVSREVLDQMDSADRERVETALSYSEDSAGGLMNTDVITIRSDVDVDVVLRYLRMKGELPEATDALYVIDSDNKLIGHLSLTALITSQTDTPIADLIEDADETITVDTSATDVASLFERRNWVSAPVVNQNGQLVGRITIDDVVDVIREDAEHSMMSMAGLDDDEDTFAPVVKSVRRRSIWLGANVLAALAAASVSNMFEGTLAQMASVAVLMTIVPSMGGVAGNQTVALVIRGLALGHIGNTNQRSLLLKEAAIGFLNGLLWACIIGGIVVLWKGSVVLGMIMAVAMLANLLAAGVAGVSIPILLKKMNIDPALAGGMALTTVTDMVGLSAFLGLATLMIKLNMI; via the coding sequence ATGGCTGAACCACAAGAGTTTGAACTCACCCATCAAACCCTCCAAGAAGTAACAGAAGCTATTGATGATGGTCGCTTTGTCCATGTTCGTCGCCAATTACAGGACATGGAACCTGAGGATATTGCTCACCTTTTAGAAGCCTCTCCGCATAAAAGCCGTGATGTACTGTGGCAACTTACCGATCCTGAAGACTACGGTGAAATCCTCGATGAACTTTCCGAAGATATCAAAGACAGCATCGTATCGAAAATGGCGCCAGAAAAACTGGCAGAAGCCACTGAAGGCATGGACACCGATGATGTGGCCTATGTCTTACGTAGCTTACCCGACGATGTGTCACGTGAAGTCCTCGACCAAATGGATTCCGCCGATCGAGAACGCGTCGAAACCGCCCTATCGTATTCAGAGGATAGTGCCGGTGGTTTGATGAACACCGACGTCATCACGATTCGTAGTGATGTCGACGTAGATGTGGTCTTGCGTTATCTACGCATGAAAGGTGAATTACCAGAAGCGACCGATGCTTTATATGTCATTGATAGTGACAATAAGCTCATCGGACATTTATCACTGACCGCTTTAATTACTTCTCAAACAGACACCCCAATTGCTGACTTAATCGAAGATGCCGATGAAACCATCACTGTCGATACAAGCGCAACCGATGTAGCCAGTTTGTTTGAACGTCGTAATTGGGTGTCTGCGCCTGTTGTTAACCAAAATGGCCAACTGGTCGGTCGTATTACTATCGATGATGTGGTTGATGTTATCCGTGAAGACGCCGAACACTCAATGATGAGTATGGCGGGTTTGGACGATGACGAGGATACCTTTGCTCCCGTAGTGAAATCAGTGCGCCGTCGTAGTATTTGGTTGGGCGCTAACGTACTCGCAGCACTTGCTGCGGCGTCCGTTTCCAATATGTTTGAAGGCACTTTAGCACAAATGGCCTCCGTTGCCGTATTGATGACAATCGTACCTTCAATGGGTGGAGTAGCCGGCAATCAAACCGTTGCCTTAGTTATCCGTGGTTTAGCGTTAGGCCACATCGGTAATACCAACCAACGTTCACTATTATTGAAAGAAGCAGCGATTGGCTTTTTAAATGGCTTATTGTGGGCCTGTATTATTGGCGGTATTGTGGTGTTATGGAAAGGCAGTGTGGTACTTGGCATGATCATGGCGGTCGCTATGCTAGCCAACTTACTGGCAGCGGGTGTTGCCGGTGTAAGCATCCCAATCTTACTCAAGAAGATGAATATAGATCCTGCACTAGCGGGCGGTATGGCATTAACCACCGTCACTGATATGGTGGGACTATCGGCTTTCCTAGGTCTTGCGACCTTGATGATTAAATTGAATATGATTTAA
- the ptsN gene encoding PTS IIA-like nitrogen regulatory protein PtsN: MQLNEVLSLDCTKTAVQCTSKKRALEIISEIAAQHSGLDSNRLFECMLSREKVGTTGIGNGIAIPHGRMLDSDQAIAVLLQCEQPVDFDAIDSRPVDILFALLVPDEQCKTHLTTLSLMAEKLNDKFTLKRLRHAQTDQELYDIMVGNA; the protein is encoded by the coding sequence ATGCAATTAAATGAAGTATTGTCACTGGACTGCACCAAAACGGCAGTTCAGTGCACTAGCAAAAAACGTGCACTCGAAATCATCAGTGAAATCGCAGCGCAACATAGTGGCCTTGATTCAAATCGATTATTTGAATGCATGTTATCCCGAGAAAAAGTCGGTACTACAGGTATCGGAAATGGTATCGCGATTCCACATGGCCGCATGCTAGATAGCGACCAAGCGATTGCGGTATTACTACAATGTGAACAACCCGTCGATTTTGATGCGATTGACAGCCGTCCAGTTGATATTCTTTTTGCTTTGCTCGTGCCAGATGAGCAATGTAAAACGCACTTAACGACCTTGTCGCTGATGGCTGAAAAACTCAATGACAAGTTCACATTAAAAAGACTGCGTCATGCTCAAACCGATCAAGAGTTATACGACATCATGGTTGGTAATGCATGA
- the rapZ gene encoding RNase adapter RapZ — MNTTESKQLHVTIVSGQSGAGKSVALRVLEDLGYYCVDNLPVNLLDDFVASVRSSKQNVAVSIDIRNLPQDPTEVSTTLQNLKQLYDVNVLFLDADQSTLLKRYSETRRLHPLSMHKDKLSLEQAIQLEKDLLLNLKEEADLVLDSTNLSLHELSETVRIRVQGRESKELVMVFESFGFKYGLPNDADYVFDVRFLPNPHWVPELRPLTGLDQPIIDFLSAEPDVLELQASIEGFINKWLPLLEKNNRSYLTVAIGCTGGKHRSVYITQQLGEHFKTLGHQVQIRHTSLEKHHV; from the coding sequence ATGAACACAACAGAGTCTAAACAATTGCATGTCACCATTGTCAGTGGCCAGTCCGGAGCAGGTAAAAGTGTAGCCCTACGAGTACTCGAAGATCTAGGTTATTACTGTGTTGACAACCTTCCAGTCAATTTATTAGATGACTTTGTCGCTTCCGTTCGTAGCAGTAAACAAAACGTCGCCGTCAGTATTGATATTCGCAATCTTCCTCAAGATCCAACCGAAGTATCGACTACGTTGCAAAACTTAAAGCAATTGTATGACGTGAATGTGTTGTTTTTAGATGCGGATCAATCAACGTTGCTCAAGCGTTATAGTGAGACTCGCCGCCTGCACCCTCTTTCTATGCATAAAGATAAACTGTCTCTTGAGCAAGCCATTCAATTAGAAAAAGACCTACTGCTGAACTTAAAAGAAGAAGCCGACTTAGTGCTCGACAGTACCAATCTCTCTTTACATGAATTAAGTGAAACCGTGCGTATTCGTGTTCAAGGAAGAGAGTCAAAAGAATTAGTCATGGTATTTGAATCATTTGGATTTAAATACGGATTACCGAACGATGCCGATTATGTCTTTGATGTTCGCTTTTTGCCCAATCCACATTGGGTTCCAGAGTTAAGACCGCTAACAGGGCTTGATCAACCGATTATTGATTTTCTTAGCGCAGAACCTGATGTCCTCGAATTACAAGCGAGTATTGAAGGCTTTATCAATAAATGGCTTCCACTGTTAGAGAAAAATAATCGAAGCTACCTTACCGTTGCGATTGGTTGTACGGGTGGCAAGCACCGTTCTGTCTATATTACTCAACAACTTGGCGAACACTTCAAAACACTTGGACACCAAGTTCAAATTCGTCACACTAGCCTAGAGAAGCATCACGTATGA
- a CDS encoding HPr family phosphocarrier protein, translated as MNKECQPTNSQSPSPQHTKCQQTVLIQNRLGLHARAAIKLVELAQSFDAIITISADEREVTADSVMGLLLLDSAQGQYIDITAEGSQAEQALSAICALIEQKFDEEE; from the coding sequence ATGAACAAAGAGTGTCAGCCAACCAACTCTCAATCCCCTAGCCCTCAACACACTAAATGCCAGCAAACGGTGTTAATTCAAAACCGATTAGGCTTACATGCACGAGCGGCAATTAAGTTGGTTGAACTGGCCCAAAGCTTCGACGCCATCATTACCATCAGTGCAGATGAGCGAGAAGTGACAGCAGATAGCGTGATGGGGCTATTGTTACTAGATTCAGCCCAAGGTCAATATATTGATATCACAGCCGAAGGTAGCCAAGCAGAGCAAGCACTTTCTGCCATCTGTGCATTAATTGAACAAAAATTTGATGAAGAAGAATAA